The Chrysemys picta bellii isolate R12L10 chromosome 10, ASM1138683v2, whole genome shotgun sequence genome segment gtggtgtttttaaaaatatttattgaggCTTAGAGAAAAAGGATGAGGTAGAAGCTGGCAGATGGAAATGGAACAGTGATAATCTGGCAGAAGAGACCTCAGCTGGTGGCTGAAAGGAGAGGATAATTTAAAGAGCGGTAGTGATCAGACAAGCCCTTTAAAGTATAGCACCTTGTAAATTCCATGAATAGCGGCCCTCCAAAATGCTCCATCTTCCCTGTCATATCTGCTCAGTTAGCAGAAAAATACACTACATTTATTTGCACTACCCTccacagcagggccggctccaggcaccaggcacccaagcacatgcttggggcggcacctggtaaggggcggtggggggagcactccggcggcgcggtgctgggggggcgggctccggttgcgcggggctcggcgagggggcggcgcgggcgcggcgctggaagggggttccggcggcgctcggcggggggcgggggcgggctccggcggcgcggcgctcggcgggtgGGGCGTTGTGGGGctcggggctcggggggggggagggtgggctccggcgcggggggcggcgctctgggggggggttccggcggcgctcggcgggggggcagcgtggcgcttggttggggggggcggcgcggcgctcggcaggggggttggggggcagcgcttttttttgctgcttggggcagcaaaaaagctagagccagccctgctccacagGCACACAGCTAAAACAACTGCAAAAGAGAGAAACTTCTTAGGCCAAGTTCTGCCCTGGTGTAAGCCAGCATAACACCACTAAAGCCATGAGTTACTTCTGCTTATgctagggctgaatttggcctatcCTgtgtagggatgcatagctcccgaatcgccagcccatgggcgcggcaaactgctcccatggctacgaggcaggagtgaccttcaatccagcgtttgtgtttgggaaacttatttggctgatttgattgtaccctcgcagctggtgttcacgcgctcaagagatgggttcgttatcttatgtgcatgtatactgcctggcttttctatgcgcaagaatgtaaccactaagaagagttgtaaacaaagtaaggagagaaataaaaaccccaggaaagttttcctgggaggctttttgcaagaggcttgtaaagctctctggctaccaacaaacctggcgttctgtttcctttcctgtgttgtcaccacagctggtgaccccgacgtgatacccctctactcaccggctggatacgccgagcgcgcccgcggctgtttgccgccccttattcgtgagtatgggggggaaactttccagtgcccagaaggagcacgcaaGAGAGTTACAAAAGATTATAAGGCAGCGATCATGTGTCGTTGTCtcggtcgctcatattgaggaccttctaagggaaatagatcgccagtgcccctggtatcctgACTGCGGGTCTTTACAGCTTTTTGATTGGATACGGATTGGGATCACCTTGTATagtgaaccccgtgccccagttcagcacctgctgctctggcagcgttgtaaggaggcgctggaggggttCGGCCCCGACGGCCTTAAGCCGgtttcccctttgcccccaggtgatgggccacccccctcctgcccgcagctGACCCCCCCTGCGCCGCCGCCCGTGGCGGCGCCCCCATGCCTACCGGtcgggcaggggggcgctgtcgCCGCGGCGGTGCAGCCGGTGCGCAAGGCCGGTCTCTTGACCGACAAGGAATCCAAGTGTGGGTTCGAGGCGTTCCCCGTCTCTAAGCGAAATAATGGAAACGGGGGGCGAGTAGTGGACTGGGAGGCTCTCCCCTACTCGGTTCTGCACGAGCTCcgggggatcttgaaaggtgtgtctaATGGTTATCACTTGCTCCCCCAAGATTGGAAAGACATGTGTCGCATGGTGCTGTCTCCCGCGCAATACGTTGTGTGGGACAGCGAGTACCAGCGAGAGGCGCTTGCAGCAGCAGAACAAGGTGGGGGGGCTTATCTTGCTGAGCAGTTATATGGCACAGGGCAGTTTTCGAGCATCCCCGAGCAGGCGGTGGGCACGCCCCAGGTAGCTTTTCCCATCATTGGCCAGTGTGCCCATCGCGCGTTTCGCAGGGTCCCCGCTGCGAGCGAGTTCTCTAAGTCCTTCGACCCTGGCGGAGTTGCTGCAGGCGTGTACTGATGTAGGCACTCAAACCCATCAGatggccctgctggcagctgccctgTACAAGGGGCAGAAGCCTCAGGGGAACTGCTTTAACTGCCACCATCCATATTGATGATTAGGCGTACGGCCCTCCCCCTCCGTTGGCTCACTGACGAGCCCGTATGGGTTGCGCAGTGGCCGCTTTTCCCCAgaatatgtgcagtgtatattgtagcagaggtaaaggaaatgcaaacctaccaatataggttgtgttgtcttattcagatcactgtgtgtttgaaagcaggagttagaagtaaaaggcaatcaaaagactgggatagttaattgtgtcccttttaagtaaaaatctttaagctGTAGATAGCTTTGGatttggaagcaagccagaaagcatttgtattaatgcaagtttctaactaataaggtagaagccactgaaatctgggctgcctatgaacaaatacaaggaaacattttaagcaatgactgactgcccagaaggggtagacctctgttcttttgtctttcagatcatcagagaaaacggttgccagctgaacagcattcaatgtaccatgcatttactggcacaatagggattatttttgtgttttatggcaaaaattgttgttaagaattgcataccaacagtctttggaagcaaggacatggaaggttaacccactccccatattgcccatgggatccttctggctacctcagatttctagccagagggctggggagggaggaaagcaattagacacctgaggttgtaccaagtgcactcctcaaaagtgggtgtgcttgtcccggtttgttgctccaaagctctgtaataaagttattttactggaagagtgaaggtttcctttgtaggttaaaagaagccgagaaagagagaagaggaaaaagcacagaatgagttaactgagaggaaaatacagcttgcAGGCTCATCCAAGGCCACAGCCAAAACTTGGCTGACCCCCAAGACAAGGGGGGGCTTAAATGTGCCCGAGCAACTATGAGatttgcaaaacactgccaggcattaatgaaatgtgttaggtttcttttctcacaggtagagaagtgctacccaaagaccctagcacccctgccattcattgaaaccaggagactgagtctatgtaaagtccatcaacgaaagagtgctttggctccatgctggaaaggctctttccaagtcctgttaaccaccaacaccgctgtgaagtgccaaggactgactgcctggacccatgcttttcactgcaaaaagacccctccacctcgggaggactctttgactgatgataagcctatttcttcttctagccctgctgtgccttctggacagcaggaaaaaggaaaaaaagacaaggtgaagtgctagtaacctctcccttgtccactgacagacctactgttgctctgaatttttccagaaaaagcaaaaccattacagggtgatgtgctagtaacctctcccctgtatgatgctaaaccacactgtttcaggaaaagagaagaaggaacacttgcttccttgaaaccacaaagtccaggaattcctgactacaagagacattaagaactgactctggtgaagaaacaaagaattatacactagcaggaagaaacttgtggaacCCATgtttgggaacgtggtattgattggattttagggtttattctacaggctgcgccctgtgttttggataagtccttcagtatgtattgccttccctaattggattttaaatgataagtaccaaaggcaccttgttgccattgcccctgccatctcctctattacactattacccctgtaacacatccaaatacagacaatgacccagaagttgctaacagagatggtattgaatatcactgaggctgggaaggcattgcagtgggatctagcatgttcaggcttggcccactgcccttacagacacatcaggagtaccatctgatctgcggccatggagacatacttagaGACTTTCTGGGTAAAAGTGTAaacgttctcaatgctccttccaagcatatggaccggttgagggggtgtggcctcccacataccgaatcctgccgggtccatggggaggatgcatgtgggattgagtaattcaccaaaacatctgggaaattagactacctggtatgcccagttaattttagtcagtgctcctgggattacacctgacaggacacttactttttcaagttaatgacagctgtgtgtatgttaatgacaccacatTACAAGACATTTGGGTCCACCTGGCACAGGTATTGAATCAATCTGATTTCTGCCTGGCCGTTGCCCCGAACatgcaaggtctgttaagtacctgccttgttcctgtctgcaaaccacccagcaacatctgggatgtgagacagtgaaagaaatgtgttgttttaagCTTACTGATAATAGTAATTGCATGCAATAGTAAATTGATATGCTGAAATGTTATGCTTAAGTCATCCGCCAGGACGTTTTTCTTCCCTGGTGGGATTATATCTAGTCATAGCCACCCTTAGAGTGGATGAAGACCCTTTTATAGTATGGGGTCCTAGTTTTGATTTTTGATGTTTTactttgctgctttgtttaatgtatacccaatctagtggcattgtgtatgctaccctgcgagagtgttttgtttaaacaccgcatttatataataaaacagggggggatgtagggatgcatagctcccgaatcgccagcccatgggcgcggcaaactgctcccatggctac includes the following:
- the LOC135973941 gene encoding uncharacterized protein LOC135973941, which encodes MGGKLSSAQKEHARELQKIIRQRSCVVVSVAHIEDLLREIDRQCPWYPDCGSLQLFDWIRIGITLYSEPRAPVQHLLLWQRCKEALEGFGPDGLKPVSPLPPGDGPPPSCPQLTPPAPPPVAAPPCLPVGQGGAVAAAVQPVRKAGLLTDKESKCGFEAFPVSKRNNGNGGRVVDWEALPYSVLHELRGILKGVSNGYHLLPQDWKDMCRMVLSPAQYVVWDSEYQREALAAAEQGGGAYLAEQLYGTGQFSSIPEQAVGTPQVAFPIIGQCAHRAFRRVPAASEFSKSFDPGGVAAGVY